One genomic region from Fictibacillus marinisediminis encodes:
- a CDS encoding phospho-sugar mutase, producing the protein MNWKTAYEKWLNEPNLHEELQLQLEKLKETETGLEDSFYKNLEFGTGGMRGEIGPGTNRMNTYTIRKASAGLASFIESQGEKAKARGVVIAYDSRHKSPEFAMEAASTLASKGILTYVFESLRPTPVLSFAVRYLKAFSGIVITASHNPPEYNGYKVYGADGGQLPPNEADLLTEKVEEIKNELAISVVPEVQLKAEGLIQMVGEEIDEAYLEQLKRITVNPDLVHEMQDLSIVFTPLHGTANHPVRNGLDAIGFKNVTVVKEQEQPDPDFSTVKSPNPEEHAAFELAIEYGIEKDADILLATDPDADRVGVAVKNLEGEYVVLTGNQTGALMLHYLLSQKQAQETLCPKGVVLKTIVTSELGREITSSFGLKTIDTLTGFKFIGEKIKEYEKTGEHTFLFGYEESYGYLIGDFVRDKDAVQACLLAAEVAAFYKKQGKTMYEGLLDVFETYGYHLEGLESLTLKGKAGAEQIHHILDSFRASPPVEMAGKEILFVEDYSTGTRTKLASKEESSIHLPASNVLKYVLRDGSWFCLRPSGTEPKIKFYFAVKSDSFSSSETLLRELKTDVMNHVHQLVAAAQ; encoded by the coding sequence ATGAACTGGAAGACTGCATATGAAAAATGGCTGAATGAACCGAATCTTCACGAAGAGCTTCAGCTTCAGCTCGAGAAATTAAAAGAAACGGAAACCGGCCTTGAGGATTCCTTTTATAAGAACCTCGAATTTGGCACCGGAGGTATGAGAGGCGAAATCGGCCCTGGTACGAACCGTATGAATACATATACAATCCGCAAGGCGTCAGCAGGCCTTGCAAGTTTTATTGAATCACAAGGGGAGAAAGCAAAGGCGAGGGGTGTGGTCATCGCCTATGACTCAAGGCATAAATCACCTGAATTTGCGATGGAGGCTGCAAGTACATTAGCATCAAAAGGAATTCTAACCTATGTATTTGAAAGCTTGAGACCAACACCTGTGCTTTCTTTTGCTGTCCGTTATTTAAAGGCGTTCAGCGGAATCGTCATTACAGCCAGCCACAATCCTCCTGAGTATAACGGATACAAAGTATATGGAGCAGATGGAGGACAGCTCCCACCGAATGAAGCGGATCTCTTAACAGAAAAAGTTGAAGAAATCAAAAATGAACTGGCTATCTCTGTTGTGCCTGAAGTGCAGTTAAAAGCGGAGGGGCTCATCCAAATGGTCGGAGAAGAAATTGATGAGGCTTATCTTGAGCAATTAAAAAGAATTACCGTAAATCCGGATCTCGTCCATGAGATGCAGGATTTGAGCATTGTATTTACACCTCTTCATGGGACTGCCAATCATCCCGTAAGGAACGGACTTGATGCCATCGGCTTTAAAAATGTTACTGTTGTAAAGGAGCAGGAACAGCCAGATCCGGATTTTTCTACTGTTAAATCACCTAACCCTGAGGAGCATGCAGCATTTGAGCTTGCTATTGAATATGGAATAGAAAAAGATGCAGACATCCTGCTTGCTACCGACCCTGACGCAGATCGTGTTGGTGTAGCGGTTAAAAACCTGGAAGGCGAGTATGTTGTTCTTACTGGCAATCAGACAGGTGCACTCATGCTTCATTACCTTCTTTCACAGAAACAGGCCCAGGAAACGCTCTGCCCTAAAGGGGTTGTGCTTAAAACCATCGTAACGTCAGAGCTGGGAAGAGAAATCACGAGCTCATTTGGCCTGAAAACCATCGATACACTCACCGGATTTAAATTCATCGGTGAGAAGATTAAAGAATATGAGAAGACAGGAGAGCATACTTTCCTGTTTGGATATGAAGAAAGCTACGGGTATTTAATAGGAGATTTTGTGCGCGACAAGGACGCTGTACAGGCCTGCCTCCTTGCTGCTGAAGTTGCAGCTTTCTATAAGAAACAAGGGAAAACCATGTATGAGGGCCTCTTGGATGTATTTGAAACTTATGGATATCACTTAGAAGGCCTTGAATCATTAACGCTAAAAGGCAAGGCAGGAGCCGAACAGATCCATCATATATTAGACTCGTTCAGAGCCAGTCCCCCAGTGGAAATGGCGGGTAAAGAGATTTTGTTTGTAGAGGATTACAGCACAGGGACGAGAACCAAGCTGGCATCTAAAGAGGAAAGCAGCATTCACCTGCCAGCATCCAACGTCTTAAAATATGTTTTGCGTGACGGTTCATGGTTCTGTTTGCGGCCTTCAGGGACAGAACCGAAGATCAAGTTTTACTTTGCCGTCAAATCAGACTCCTTCAGCAGCAGTGAAACCTTGCTGCGTGAGCTGAAGACTGACGTAATGAATCACGTCCATCAGCTTGTTGCAGCAGCTCAGTAA
- a CDS encoding YidH family protein, with protein sequence MDKQDRKATIDSKYIQQHLANERTYLAWIRTAIAMAGIGFVFLNLHFTMEIKVFRIEDQVVAAVGFIAFLLGMATIIFATVDYFNKRKRINDQTFQSPIRMVFVVSISLVIVMSILMASYFLMQNIL encoded by the coding sequence ATGGATAAACAAGACAGGAAAGCAACGATTGATTCAAAGTACATCCAGCAGCATCTGGCCAATGAGCGGACATATCTCGCTTGGATTCGGACGGCCATCGCTATGGCTGGCATAGGGTTTGTATTCTTAAATCTTCACTTTACAATGGAGATCAAAGTTTTTCGGATCGAGGATCAGGTGGTGGCAGCTGTTGGGTTTATTGCTTTTTTGCTCGGAATGGCTACCATTATCTTTGCGACTGTGGATTATTTCAATAAACGAAAACGAATCAATGATCAAACGTTCCAGTCACCGATTCGAATGGTTTTTGTGGTTTCAATTTCCCTTGTTATTGTTATGAGTATTCTGATGGCAAGTTATTTTCTGATGCAGAATATTCTATAA
- a CDS encoding hemolysin family protein encodes MDIFKLFVVALLIVLTAFFVAAEFAIVKIRRTRIDQLVEEGNKKAIAVRKVLLNLDGYLSACQLGITITALGLGWLGEGTLHHLLQPVFEQMSLSPALTKTVTLILAFAIITFLHVVLGELAPKTFAIQKAEEISLMLSGPLILFYRVLYPVIWVLNGSARLLTKMFGLSAVSEHEMAHSEEELRLILSESYKSGEINQSEYSYVNKVFEFDDRIAKEIMVPRTEIVCLYINKSIEENLSIITSEKYTRYPVVDEDKDHVVGMVNVKEIFYDLMSGVEKSLESYLRPILTVIETIPIQETLVKLQKQQVHMAVLMDEYGGTAGLLTVEDILEEIVGEIRDEFDTDETPMILKVTPRVTVLDGKVLISEVNDLYGLDIDDSDLDTIGGWMLSQNSDIVEGDEIEYEGLIFKVVEIDGHQIKRIEVSKIEISKDIEGSVKAPELVTDLE; translated from the coding sequence TTGGACATATTTAAGTTATTCGTAGTAGCATTACTGATTGTATTAACCGCTTTTTTTGTGGCTGCTGAATTTGCGATCGTAAAGATCCGCCGCACAAGAATTGACCAGCTCGTTGAGGAAGGAAACAAAAAAGCCATTGCAGTGCGAAAAGTGCTGTTAAACCTGGACGGTTACCTTTCAGCCTGTCAGCTGGGGATTACAATCACCGCTTTAGGGCTTGGTTGGCTTGGGGAGGGTACTCTCCATCACTTGCTTCAGCCGGTTTTTGAACAGATGAGCTTGAGTCCTGCGCTTACTAAAACGGTCACTTTAATTCTTGCTTTTGCCATTATTACTTTTCTCCATGTTGTACTTGGTGAGCTTGCACCTAAAACCTTTGCCATTCAAAAAGCAGAGGAGATCAGCCTGATGCTGTCAGGACCGCTGATCTTGTTCTACAGAGTCCTGTATCCAGTCATCTGGGTGCTAAACGGAAGTGCCCGGCTTTTAACAAAAATGTTTGGCCTGTCTGCCGTTTCGGAGCATGAAATGGCCCACTCTGAAGAAGAGCTTCGGCTGATTCTTTCAGAGAGTTACAAGAGCGGAGAAATTAATCAGTCAGAGTATAGCTATGTGAATAAAGTCTTTGAATTTGATGACCGTATCGCTAAAGAAATTATGGTACCGCGTACGGAAATCGTTTGTTTATATATTAATAAGTCAATTGAAGAAAACCTTTCCATCATTACGAGTGAAAAATATACACGTTATCCAGTCGTTGATGAGGATAAAGACCATGTGGTTGGCATGGTAAACGTAAAAGAAATATTCTATGACCTGATGTCGGGTGTGGAAAAATCATTGGAGAGTTACTTGCGTCCAATTTTAACCGTGATTGAAACCATACCTATTCAGGAAACCTTAGTGAAGCTTCAGAAACAGCAGGTTCACATGGCCGTCCTAATGGATGAATATGGGGGAACTGCCGGTCTGCTTACAGTTGAAGATATACTTGAAGAGATCGTCGGGGAGATCAGGGACGAATTCGATACAGATGAAACCCCGATGATTTTAAAAGTGACCCCCAGAGTTACCGTGCTTGATGGGAAAGTTCTGATTTCTGAAGTGAATGATTTGTATGGCCTTGATATTGATGATTCCGATCTCGATACGATCGGAGGCTGGATGCTTTCTCAAAACTCCGATATTGTTGAAGGGGATGAGATTGAGTATGAAGGCTTGATCTTCAAAGTAGTGGAAATTGACGGCCACCAGATCAAACGCATTGAGGTTAGTAAAATAGAAATCTCAAAGGATATAGAGGGATCAGTAAAAGCCCCTGAATTAGTTACCGATTTAGAGTAA
- a CDS encoding YitT family protein → MLAKMTAVFIGSFLMGIGINVFILPFHLLDGGMIGIGLLLKYVWGFKVGMTIILLSIPIYFLVWKFDRSSFINSIHGMLISSFVIDLLLPLKGFIHLPVMESAITGGLLIGTGIGIMLRYETSTGGTDLLALFISKRSSLNVGVIIFIIDAAVILSGLYFMGEGMFFYSLITILSVAFATSTLTLIHSISIFLNPKP, encoded by the coding sequence ATGCTTGCAAAGATGACGGCCGTTTTCATCGGCAGTTTTTTAATGGGAATCGGTATTAATGTGTTTATCCTGCCCTTTCATTTATTAGATGGCGGCATGATTGGTATCGGCCTGCTGTTGAAGTATGTTTGGGGGTTTAAGGTAGGCATGACCATTATTCTTCTGAGCATACCGATTTATTTTCTGGTCTGGAAATTTGACCGCAGCTCTTTTATCAACAGTATTCACGGAATGCTCATTTCTTCTTTTGTTATTGATCTGCTCCTGCCTCTCAAGGGATTTATTCATCTTCCAGTTATGGAAAGCGCCATCACCGGCGGCTTACTGATTGGCACGGGTATCGGCATTATGCTCAGATACGAAACAAGTACAGGCGGGACGGATCTTCTCGCACTTTTTATTTCTAAACGTTCTTCTCTCAACGTAGGAGTCATCATCTTCATTATTGATGCAGCCGTTATTTTGTCAGGGTTATATTTTATGGGCGAGGGCATGTTTTTCTACTCTCTCATCACCATCTTATCTGTGGCATTTGCTACAAGTACACTTACACTTATCCATTCCATTTCCATATTTTTAAATCCCAAACCATAA
- a CDS encoding DUF2642 domain-containing protein, producing MGFGFDGGDGFGRRRGDTFRREAIALINERVQVDTVNQTFRGRLVAVGRDVIVLRVRRNNCTFRVVIRICEIVAIFPI from the coding sequence ATGGGTTTTGGTTTTGATGGCGGAGACGGTTTTGGCCGCCGCCGGGGAGATACGTTTAGAAGAGAAGCAATTGCGCTAATTAACGAACGTGTACAAGTAGATACCGTAAACCAGACATTCCGCGGAAGATTGGTTGCAGTTGGCCGGGATGTCATCGTACTGCGTGTAAGAAGAAACAATTGTACATTCCGCGTTGTTATCCGTATATGCGAGATTGTAGCGATTTTCCCGATCTAA
- a CDS encoding cation:dicarboxylate symporter family transporter: MKRIGLAWQILIGLILGIAVGAIFYGNPGIEKYLQPIGDIFIRLIKMIVIPIVVSSLIVGVAGVGDMKKLGKLGGKTILYFEIITTIAIAVGLLVANIFKPGAGVDMKHLSKTDIGSYVDTAKTAGEHGFADTFVNIVPQNVFESLVHGDMLAIIFFSVMFGLGVAAIGEKGQPVLRFFQGTAEAMFYVTNQIMKFAPFGVFALIGVTVSKFGVTSLIPLSKLVILVYLTMAFFVIVVLGLVAKIAGVNIFNIFRILKDELILAYSTSSSETVLPKLMEKMEKMGCPKAIASFVIPTGYSFNLDGSTLYQAIAALFIAQMYGIDMPISSQITLLLVLMVTSKGIAGVPGVSFVVLLATLGTVGIPVEGLAFIAGIDRILDMARTAVNVVGNSLAAIIMSKWEGQFDNQKAEAYINEVKQAS, encoded by the coding sequence ATGAAAAGAATTGGACTAGCATGGCAGATTCTTATCGGTTTGATTCTGGGTATCGCGGTCGGAGCTATTTTTTACGGCAACCCTGGAATTGAAAAGTATTTGCAGCCAATTGGAGATATCTTTATCAGGCTCATTAAGATGATTGTCATTCCGATTGTAGTTTCCAGCCTTATTGTCGGCGTTGCCGGTGTAGGTGATATGAAAAAGCTGGGTAAACTCGGCGGAAAAACTATTCTTTATTTTGAGATCATTACAACGATTGCCATCGCTGTTGGGTTGTTGGTAGCAAATATCTTTAAGCCTGGTGCAGGCGTAGATATGAAACATTTGAGCAAAACAGATATCGGGAGTTATGTAGATACAGCTAAAACAGCTGGTGAACATGGATTTGCGGATACATTCGTTAATATCGTACCTCAAAACGTGTTTGAATCTCTCGTGCACGGTGATATGCTTGCTATTATTTTCTTCTCGGTAATGTTCGGACTTGGTGTGGCAGCCATTGGTGAAAAAGGTCAGCCGGTTCTGAGATTTTTCCAAGGTACAGCAGAAGCGATGTTTTACGTGACCAACCAGATCATGAAGTTTGCTCCATTCGGGGTTTTTGCACTGATTGGTGTTACGGTATCCAAGTTTGGCGTTACATCCTTGATCCCATTAAGCAAGCTTGTTATTCTTGTGTACTTGACTATGGCGTTCTTTGTTATAGTGGTACTCGGGCTCGTTGCAAAAATTGCGGGTGTTAATATCTTTAATATTTTCAGAATATTAAAAGATGAATTGATCCTTGCGTATTCAACATCCAGCTCAGAAACGGTTCTTCCGAAATTAATGGAGAAGATGGAGAAGATGGGCTGCCCGAAAGCCATCGCGAGCTTTGTTATCCCAACAGGGTATTCCTTTAACTTAGATGGTTCAACTCTTTATCAGGCTATCGCGGCATTGTTTATCGCTCAAATGTACGGGATCGACATGCCGATCTCCTCTCAGATCACACTGCTTCTCGTGCTGATGGTAACATCTAAAGGAATCGCAGGTGTTCCTGGAGTATCGTTCGTCGTCCTCCTTGCTACATTGGGAACAGTTGGCATCCCGGTAGAAGGTTTAGCGTTTATTGCTGGTATCGACCGTATCCTTGATATGGCAAGAACCGCTGTTAACGTAGTTGGTAACTCTCTCGCTGCGATCATCATGTCCAAGTGGGAAGGCCAATTTGATAATCAAAAAGCTGAAGCGTATATCAATGAAGTTAAACAAGCATCATAA
- a CDS encoding YitT family protein: MESLQQQQTAHKKITKTNLLKRVIFITLGALLVATGLEIFLVPNQIIDGGIVGISIILSHLTKLNLGLFLVVLNIPFFFLGYKQIGKTFAISTLFGVIIMSIGTSFLHPVPVLTDDPLLAAVFGGVILGVGVGMVIRYGGSLDGTEILAILFNTKTPFSVGEVVMFFNIFILASAGFVFGWDRAMYSLIAYYIAFKVIDVTIDGFDQSKSVWIISDEHMRIGEALLARLGRGVTYLNGEGAYSRDDKKVIFTVITRLEEAKLKNIVNDIDPTAFLAVGNIHDVKGGRFKKKNIH, encoded by the coding sequence TTGGAATCACTACAACAACAACAAACGGCTCATAAGAAAATTACAAAGACCAATCTTTTAAAAAGGGTAATTTTTATAACCCTGGGGGCATTGCTCGTAGCTACAGGCCTTGAAATTTTCCTCGTTCCCAATCAGATCATTGATGGGGGAATCGTCGGGATCTCCATTATTTTGTCTCATTTAACAAAGCTGAATCTTGGCTTGTTTCTTGTCGTGTTAAACATCCCATTCTTTTTCCTCGGTTACAAGCAAATCGGAAAAACCTTCGCCATTTCTACATTATTCGGTGTCATTATCATGTCTATTGGAACATCCTTTCTTCATCCTGTACCCGTTTTAACCGATGATCCTTTATTGGCTGCAGTATTCGGCGGTGTTATTTTAGGGGTGGGCGTCGGTATGGTCATCCGTTATGGAGGATCTCTTGATGGAACAGAAATTTTAGCCATTTTATTCAATACTAAAACACCTTTTTCTGTTGGTGAAGTAGTGATGTTCTTTAACATCTTCATTCTTGCAAGCGCAGGGTTTGTATTTGGATGGGACCGTGCTATGTATTCCTTGATCGCCTACTATATCGCTTTTAAGGTCATAGATGTTACCATTGATGGATTTGATCAGTCTAAATCTGTATGGATCATCAGTGACGAACATATGAGGATAGGCGAAGCCCTTCTTGCCAGACTTGGCCGTGGTGTAACTTATCTGAATGGGGAAGGCGCTTACTCCAGAGACGATAAAAAAGTTATTTTTACCGTAATCACCAGGCTGGAAGAAGCGAAACTGAAAAATATCGTCAATGATATTGATCCGACGGCCTTCTTAGCGGTTGGAAATATTCATGATGTAAAGGGCGGCAGATTCAAAAAGAAAAATATTCACTGA
- a CDS encoding TrkH family potassium uptake protein, with product MLGVKQDKTKRGFFLTSVQIIVLFYLITVIIATGVLSLPAFHNPGVSVTFVDALFTAVSAVSVTGLSVVTIHETFNSGGVIALAMIVQIGGVGVMTMGTAVWILLGKKIGMRERQLIMTDQNQSTLSGLVNLMRQILGLIMIIEFVGMVLFTFLFLKYYPSWKEALYHGFFSSITATTNAGFDLTGQSLIPFKDDYFIQLLTMILITAGAIGFPVLIEVKNFIAERKYKERYNFTLFTKITTITFFILVVMGTVGIYVFEAGHFLADKTWHETLFYSLFQSVTTRSGGLSTMDMNHFSTPTNLFLSAMMFIGASPSSVGGGVRTTTVAVAFLAIWFYAKGRNSIKVFGREVMTEDVQKSFIVLIVAFLICSAASLLLAVTDPLPIEKIVFEVCSAFGTTGLSLGITPDLSTGGKIILMVLMFIGRIGVLSFLFIIRGKTVVEHFHYPKEKIIIGQ from the coding sequence GTGCTTGGAGTAAAACAGGATAAAACCAAAAGAGGATTTTTTTTAACCTCAGTTCAGATCATCGTTCTTTTTTATCTTATTACTGTCATCATTGCGACAGGTGTATTAAGTTTGCCTGCATTTCACAATCCTGGCGTCTCGGTGACGTTTGTTGATGCTCTGTTTACGGCGGTCAGTGCGGTGAGTGTCACCGGCCTTTCGGTTGTAACCATACATGAGACCTTCAACTCTGGCGGTGTCATTGCCTTGGCGATGATCGTACAAATCGGCGGTGTCGGCGTGATGACGATGGGAACAGCGGTGTGGATATTGCTTGGAAAGAAAATCGGGATGAGAGAGCGGCAATTAATCATGACCGATCAAAACCAGTCCACACTGTCCGGACTTGTAAATCTCATGCGACAAATCCTTGGCTTAATTATGATTATTGAGTTCGTTGGTATGGTTCTTTTTACTTTTCTGTTTTTAAAGTACTATCCATCCTGGAAAGAAGCGTTATACCATGGTTTCTTTTCATCGATTACCGCAACGACCAATGCGGGCTTTGATCTTACGGGCCAGTCCTTAATTCCATTTAAGGATGATTATTTCATTCAGCTGCTGACCATGATTTTAATTACAGCTGGTGCTATAGGCTTTCCAGTGCTGATCGAAGTAAAGAATTTTATAGCTGAACGGAAATACAAGGAACGCTATAACTTTACGCTGTTTACTAAAATTACGACGATTACTTTTTTTATCCTTGTCGTAATGGGGACGGTGGGTATCTATGTGTTTGAAGCAGGACATTTTCTTGCCGATAAGACATGGCATGAAACGTTATTCTATTCTCTGTTCCAGTCGGTGACAACGAGGAGCGGCGGGCTCTCGACAATGGATATGAATCATTTTTCAACACCCACGAATCTATTTCTGAGCGCAATGATGTTTATCGGCGCTTCGCCGAGCAGTGTAGGGGGCGGGGTCAGGACAACTACCGTTGCCGTAGCTTTTCTTGCTATATGGTTCTATGCAAAAGGCCGGAATTCAATAAAAGTTTTTGGCCGAGAAGTGATGACGGAAGACGTTCAGAAGTCTTTTATCGTTTTAATTGTGGCATTTCTGATTTGCAGTGCGGCCTCACTGCTTTTGGCAGTAACCGATCCTCTGCCTATCGAAAAAATTGTGTTTGAAGTATGTTCGGCATTTGGGACGACAGGTCTAAGTTTAGGAATTACACCTGACTTGAGTACGGGTGGAAAGATAATCCTTATGGTGCTCATGTTTATCGGAAGGATCGGCGTTCTTTCCTTCCTATTCATTATCCGCGGAAAGACGGTTGTGGAGCATTTTCATTACCCAAAAGAAAAAATAATCATCGGTCAGTAA
- a CDS encoding YkvA family protein, whose amino-acid sequence MKELKLFIVKWKQIAKSFKKNIAVLYFAYRNPKTPLPARIVMLIVIAYAFSPIDLIPDFIPVVGYLDDLILLPIGIWFAIRLLPAEVLMDSQEKAANFDHTGKPSYWISGVLVIIIWIALAWWLFYKVIH is encoded by the coding sequence GTGAAAGAATTGAAATTATTCATTGTTAAATGGAAACAAATTGCGAAATCATTCAAAAAGAATATCGCTGTATTGTATTTTGCCTATCGGAATCCAAAGACTCCTTTGCCGGCTCGCATAGTGATGCTTATTGTCATTGCTTATGCTTTCAGTCCCATAGATCTAATACCTGACTTTATTCCTGTAGTCGGTTACCTGGATGATTTAATTCTTCTTCCAATTGGAATATGGTTTGCAATCCGGCTGCTTCCAGCTGAGGTCCTTATGGATAGCCAAGAAAAAGCAGCCAACTTTGATCATACCGGCAAGCCTTCCTATTGGATTTCCGGAGTGTTAGTCATCATAATATGGATTGCACTGGCATGGTGGCTCTTCTACAAAGTTATTCATTAA
- a CDS encoding Chromate resistance protein ChrB: protein MEENRTWYLFSYKVPAEPSTLRVRIWRNLKALGVLYIQQSVCLVPKTPDIENKLARLRTLIGEHHGESFMVEIVQFSHYSQQELIQLFNAQRAMEYEELLESCSRFLQSIKDEIQTGQDQFGDIEENEMELMRLKRWYRKIMKRDYFKHELSLHSKECLKRCEEKLYSFSEAVYELEGAYHGE, encoded by the coding sequence ATGGAAGAAAACAGGACATGGTATTTGTTTTCATATAAAGTTCCTGCAGAGCCTTCTACCCTGAGAGTAAGGATCTGGAGGAATCTAAAAGCACTTGGTGTGCTGTATATCCAGCAGTCAGTATGTCTGGTGCCCAAAACACCCGATATTGAAAATAAGCTGGCTAGATTAAGAACGTTGATTGGTGAGCACCACGGAGAGTCTTTTATGGTTGAAATCGTACAGTTCTCTCATTACTCACAGCAAGAACTCATCCAATTGTTTAATGCGCAGAGAGCTATGGAGTATGAGGAACTGCTTGAAAGCTGCAGCCGCTTCTTGCAAAGTATCAAAGACGAAATCCAAACAGGCCAGGATCAATTTGGCGACATCGAAGAAAATGAAATGGAACTCATGCGCTTGAAAAGGTGGTACAGAAAGATCATGAAGAGAGATTATTTCAAACATGAGCTTTCCCTCCATTCTAAAGAATGCCTGAAGAGATGTGAAGAAAAGCTGTATTCTTTTTCAGAAGCAGTCTATGAGCTTGAGGGAGCTTATCACGGGGAATGA
- a CDS encoding polysaccharide deacetylase family protein, with protein sequence MMIVLIVSLLLLLFLCYGILPTVLIRTFSFRIMKYGDKNFRIALTFDDGPHPVYTEKLLDLLRSYHASAAFFVVGERAQRYPHLVERMSKEGHAVGIHHQTHSNSWFLLPHRLREEISGCAQSIKKITGNAPMYYRPPWGRFNLFSLSASRAYKTIMWSSINEDWKAAQGKEKLAERLKKDLGGGRIYLLHDSGDNPGADNEAPAVMLEALREFLEFAQQKGYRFVSLEELKKNNERG encoded by the coding sequence ATGATGATTGTATTAATTGTTTCTCTCTTATTGCTGCTTTTCCTGTGTTATGGCATCTTGCCAACTGTTTTGATCAGGACGTTCTCGTTTCGTATTATGAAGTACGGAGATAAGAATTTCAGGATTGCACTGACTTTTGATGATGGACCGCACCCCGTCTACACTGAGAAGCTGCTTGATCTTCTGCGGTCATACCATGCATCAGCCGCTTTTTTTGTCGTAGGAGAGCGGGCACAAAGGTATCCTCATCTGGTAGAGCGAATGAGTAAAGAAGGACATGCTGTTGGAATTCACCATCAGACCCATTCAAACAGCTGGTTTTTACTTCCGCATCGCCTGCGTGAAGAAATATCAGGCTGTGCTCAATCGATAAAAAAAATTACAGGGAATGCCCCGATGTATTATCGCCCGCCCTGGGGCCGTTTTAATCTTTTTTCACTTTCTGCTTCAAGGGCGTATAAGACCATTATGTGGTCATCGATTAATGAAGACTGGAAAGCAGCACAGGGAAAAGAAAAATTGGCAGAACGGCTGAAAAAAGATCTTGGCGGGGGACGGATCTATCTGCTTCATGATAGCGGAGACAATCCGGGAGCGGATAATGAGGCACCGGCGGTTATGCTTGAAGCTCTGCGTGAATTTCTGGAGTTTGCGCAGCAAAAGGGGTACCGGTTTGTGTCACTTGAAGAACTTAAGAAAAACAATGAACGAGGTTAA
- a CDS encoding DedA family protein — MSLDSVISYLQSYGHWIILIVLFCGIVGIPAPEESFMFLIGVLVAKGHFAFGTSLLYAFFGTFAGMLVSYWIGRKLGLPFIERYGKYIKITPDRWKVVEGRFHRHAQTTVLFGFYLPGLRQLAPYIAGISRYSFYRYVLLSLIGSALWTTTFVSIGYFFGDQIKLKYLPWIAAAALLLFLLTVFRKRFANRI; from the coding sequence ATGAGTCTAGACAGCGTCATATCTTATTTGCAAAGTTACGGGCATTGGATTATTCTTATCGTTTTGTTTTGTGGAATCGTAGGTATTCCTGCCCCTGAAGAATCGTTTATGTTTCTGATTGGAGTCCTCGTCGCAAAAGGCCATTTTGCATTTGGGACCAGTCTTCTTTATGCTTTTTTCGGAACGTTTGCAGGGATGCTCGTTTCCTACTGGATCGGCAGAAAGCTCGGTCTGCCTTTTATTGAACGGTACGGAAAATATATAAAAATAACACCGGATCGATGGAAAGTGGTCGAGGGACGGTTTCATCGGCATGCGCAGACGACTGTTTTATTTGGTTTCTATCTGCCTGGACTACGCCAGCTTGCTCCTTATATTGCGGGAATCAGCCGATACTCCTTTTATCGTTACGTCCTGCTTTCGCTCATTGGGAGTGCATTATGGACAACGACCTTTGTCAGCATAGGCTATTTTTTTGGTGATCAGATTAAATTGAAGTACCTGCCATGGATTGCTGCAGCGGCTTTGCTCTTATTTTTGTTAACAGTATTTAGAAAGAGATTTGCAAACAGGATTTAG